In the genome of Chloroflexota bacterium, the window AAGGTAGGCCAACAGCTGAAAGATGGTCAAACGGCCTTCGTGGGCCTGGGATTGGACTCCGGTTTATCCGCAGTCAAAGAGTTTCGCGTGCTAAAAGACCCCCATGCCTCCGCGCCTCTCCCGACTCAGGCAAATCGGCCGGCGGTCAGAGATAGTCCCGCCACACCGACGGCGATTGCCGTTGCGACGGAGACACCCATTCCTGCGTATAGCGGCGGCTGGCAAGCCGAATATTTCGCCAACACCAGCCTTTCCGGGGCTCCGGAATTCGTCCGGGAAGAAAGCGAGTTGTCCTTCAATTGGGGCGCCAACGCGCCAGATGCCCGACTGCCGGCGGATAGTTTTTCGGCGCGTTGGACCCGGCAGATTTCCCTGCCAGGCCAGCGTTTCAGATTTATCGTTCAGGCTGACGGTGGTGCGCGTCTGTACATCGACGATATCCTCTGGATCGACCGGTGGGATGTCCCCCCGGGTGGGTTCGTCTCCTCAACCGATATCGATCTTTTGCCAGGCGATCACAAGGTTGTGCTCGAGTACTTCGATACCGATGGTGATGCGTACCTGATCCTTCGCCGGGAAGTTTCTGATGGCTTCCCCGACTGGCGCGCAGCCTACTACGATAACATGGCCATGGTAGGAACCCCGGTCGTAGTACGGAACGATCCTTCCATTGTCTTCGATTGGGGCAGCGGCAGCCCGTTGCCCGGAATACTTTCCGAAGATGAATTCTCAGCAGAATGGAAGCGGGATTTGCACTTCGAACCGGGTGATTATTTGTTTTCTCTTGACGCTGACGATGGTGCCCGAATGTTTTTTGACGGCCAACTCCTGTTGGATGGCTGGGATACCGAAGGAAGTCAGGTGATCACCGCCACCAGGATGTTAGCTGAAGGTGGCAATCACAACATTGCGGTACACTATCATGAAATGGTGGGCCAGGCCCATATGAACCTGTCCTGGCAGGCAATGGCCGAGGAGAGTCCGCCACCGGACCCAACCACCACGGCGATGCCACCCAGCGAACCGACCAGTGCGCCGACGACCACACCTTCACCGTCGCCAACCCTCACCGAGACGCCCGCCCCAACGGAAACGGCTACGGTTACCCCGACCACAACCCCAACCCCTGATCTTCGCGTCATTGCCCTTGACCCTGAGGAAGGGTGGGCCGGCACCGTGATCTCGGTTACAAGCGAAGGCTGGGAGCCGGGCATTACCGTTGGCCTTGCGCTTCTGGAACCAGGCACTGACGCGTCGATGGCTGAAGAACTGGAAGAGGTCACTGCGGCCGTCAGCACGGAAGGTGCGATCCAGTTGGCCTTTGCCTTTCCTGATAGCGAGCATTGGCTTGCCAGACCATTGGTGCAGATCGTGCTCCACGATCCGGAATGGCTCATACGAGGTGTTGCCATCTTTACCCTGGTCGAGCCTTCATAAGACATGTTTGATTTTCTCACATTGGAGGGTCTGCCAGAAAACCTGGCATACCTGGTCTACAGCCTACAACAGCCACAGGTCGTACTCGACCTTCTGTTGGTCTCCATCACATTCTTTCTGATATTACTGCTGCTTCGTCGCAGTCAAGCGGCGGTGCTGTTGCGCGGTGTGCTGTTAATCGCATTGGTGGCCGTGGCGGTTTCCGCCCTGCTGCAACTACCCACCTTCACATTCCTGCTTCGAACCGCCTTGATACTCAGCCTGGTGGCCGTGCCGCTCATTTTTCAACCCGAATTGCGCCGAGCGTTGGAGCGCCTGGGCCGGTCCTTCGGATTCCTCAGAATCCGGCCTACTGAACTTGGCGTTCAGAATGTTCCCAAGCTGATCAGAGCCACCAGCAATCTTTCCAACCGGCGTATTGGCGCACTCATCGTGCTCGAAGGCGAAACCAGCTTGAGCGATGTCGCCGACACCGGTATTCCTCTTCACGCAGCCCTTAGCGCAGATCTATTGGAAACGATTTTCGAGGATCGTACGCCCCTCCACGATGGCGCTGTCATCACCAGCGAGGATGAGATTACTGCAGCGGCCTGCGTCCTGCCGTTGAGCGAGCAAGTGCTGCCGGAAGGCATGTCCCAGGGAACGCGCCACCGCGCTGCCATGGGAATCAGTGAGCGCGCCGACTGTCTGGCCATTGTCGTTTCTGAGGAAACAGGCCAGATCTCGATTGCCGAGAACGGTCGGCTGTATCGCAACCTGGACCCCACAGCTCTCAGAGACCGGCTCTACCGCTTCTATGATCCCTTGCAGGCATCGGCTAATGGGCTCGCCAACGTAACATCGTTGCGCGAGCGCTGGCTGTCACGGCGCACTTCCAGCAACAAATCCAACCGGGATCGACTCGAGCAGATACTACGCTATCTGGCGACTTTTTTGATCGCGGTCCTGCTGGCGGTTGCTACCTGGCTGCTTGTTGCAGATCAGGTAAACCCGCCGCAAGAGGAAACCATTGGTGGCATTCCCTTGCGACTTACCAATCTTCCGGAGGGCATGTCTGTGGTTACCGATGTACCACTTACGGTGATGGCCGAGATACAGGCGCCTCAGGATATCATGGCCAGTCTATCCGAACAGAGTTTCCGGGCCATAGTCGACCTGAAAGGTTTAGATGCTGATGTTCACCACGTGCCCGTGGAAGTCCGCGGGGGTGATGAAAAGGTGCGCGTGGTTGAGGTGAAGCCAGAGGTGCTGGACGTAGAGCTGCAGCCGGTGACATCCCAGCCGATGACTGTGACAGTCATAATTCCCGATCGGGACAGCCTGCCATTCTCCTATGCCATTTCGGGTGAAGCGATTGTAGAGCCACCATCGGTGCAGGTTTCCGGTCCGGCTACGGCCATGGAGAATCTGGCCCGGGCCCAGGTAACGGTTTCCATCGATGGCTCGCGTACCACTGTGACGGACGGGCCAACCGTCGTGCTCAAGGACAGCGACGGGAATGTACTGCCCGGACTGACCGCTGATCCCGACGCTGTGCGAGTGACGGTCCCGATCCGGCAGCAATTCAATACGCGCGACGCGCCGGTCCATGTCGTGATAACCGGCACGGTTGCTCCCGGCTACTGGATCAGCAATATCACGCCCGATCCCAGTTCTGTAACCCTGCTTGGACCCCGGTCGGTCCTGGATGAGATGGGCGGCATTGTGGACACAGTGCCCATTAACGTCGCCGGCGCGGCCGGAGATATTGTGCGCCGTGTACCGCTCGCCCCACCACCAGGTATCTCGGCGCTAAATGAAAGTGGTGTTACCGAAGGCAGCGTGGACGTCACCATCACCGTCGTGCCCCAACCGGGTAATCTACGACTGACTGTGCCAGTAGAGGTCACAGGTGCCCGGCCCGGAGATGCTGTCAGCACCAGCCCTGCTTCGGTGGACGTGCTTCTGTCGGGCCCCTTGCCAGTGCTGAATCAGATCAATGCCGATCCAAAACTGGTGCGAGCCATCGTCGATATCAGTGAGTTAGGGCCGGGAACCCACGAATTGATACCCACGCTGATCGCGCCCGAGGTTCTGAATACGACTATGATACCAAACACCGTGCAGATAAGAATCGATCGTCCCGAACCCTCGCCCAGCCCTGGCTCTTAAGACAATCGTCGCGAGCTATGCGTATTCTATTCGATGCAACACCCTTGCAGACCGGCCATCGCCACCGAGGTGTCGGTACATATACGCGCAATCTCCTGCGCGCCCTGATTGCCCTGGACAGCAAAAACGAATACCGGTTGATCGTTCACCTCAACGGTGGGTCATCCGGAGCTGAGAGCCCCGGCCTTGATCCGGTATTTCAATCGCTGCCAGCAAATGTGACCTTGCTCCATTTGCCCCGACCGCTGCTTGGCCGGCTCACCGCCCTTGCCAGCCACCAGGGTCACCTGCCGGGACTTCTGGCTCGCGAAAAAGGTGACCTGTTTCACTCTCCAGGATTCGTGGCGGCCCTCAGTGTGCCCGGTGTTCCCCGGCATTCTGCCATGCCCATGGTCGTGACCCTGCACGATTTCATTCCACTGCACGTTCCTGCCCTGTTCAACAACAAAGCCATTAATCGGTGGTGGTACGACCAGCAGATACGTATGGCCAGACGGGCCACAACGTTGATCTGTGTAAGCGAAGCAACCCGGCAGGATGCGATCAGTTTCATGGACGTGTCTCCGGAACGCTGCATCGTGGTGCCGGAAGGAGTCGATCGGACTGTCTTCCATCCCCCTGCTGCCGAAGAGCCAGCCCAGGAACCCCCATATATCCTTTTCGTCGGCGGCGATTACCGCAACAAAAACCGCTGCGCTGCACTGGCCGCCTTTTCCCGATTCTGCCAGGCGACAACCTTGCCCCATCACATGATCATGGTTGGCAAGGATAGTCGAACTGACAGGCAAGTTCAGGCTAAACACCCTGAACTTGATCTGGCGCGGATTCGACGAAAAGAGCAGGTCTCGCAGGAATCCCTGGCTCGCCTATATCGGCAGGCCGATGTGCTGCTCTTTCCATCGACCTGTGAAGGGTTTGGGCTTCCAGTGCTCGAAGCGATGGCCAGCGGCACACCTGTCATTACCAGTAAGCTCTCCTCATTGCCTGAGGTGGCCGGTGATGCTGCACTCCTGGTCGATCCCTACGATGTCGACGCCCTGACAACCGCTCTCGTGCGCGTGCTCGGCGAAACCGAACTGGCCAATAGGCTGCGGACCAGAGGCCTCCGGCGCGCGGCTGCCTTCAGCTGGCAGGAGACGGCACGACAGACACTGGACGTCTACAGGCGAGCGTTATTCGTGCATTCGTGACGCCGATAACGTTCGTCGGCGGGCGGGCGCAGAAAGTCGGAGGTCAGAGTATCAGAGTGCCAGAGTGCCAGAGTTTCAGGGTCGCAGGATCGCGAGGTGTCAAAAGACAGGAGTCCGCGCTACCCGGCCATTCCTGTCAAATATCGGCATCGATGTGTTTCGATCAGACCAACTTTTGGCTGTTCGTCTCCGCAGTGCTATACTTTCTCGTCCAGGCCCGTTTCACCGGCCAATAGAAAAAATCAGAACCTTGGAGAGAGCTCGTGCTGGTTGTTTCCCTGATCCATGCCACAATTGCCATTCTTTTGGCAGTCTACGGCGCCAACACACTGTTTTTGACCCTCACTTACGCGTACGCGCGGCAACAACGCGGTCAGGAACCGGAGCTATGTCGACCGGAAAACTGGCCGGTCGTAACTGTCCAGCTGCCCATTTTCAACGAATTGCACGTCGTGGAGCGCCTGATCAGTTCAGTGGCAGCCCTCGACTATCCTCGCGATCGCCTGCAGATTCAGATCCTCGACGACTCAATCGATGAGACCACGGCGCTGGCGGCTGCCTGTGTCGACAAATACAGACTTCAAGGGCTTGACATTCAACTCCTGCATCGCAGCGAGCGCCCCGGCTTCAAAGCAGGCGCGCTTGACGATGCCCTCAACCACGTCAAGGGTGAACTGATTGCCATATTCGATGCGGATTTTGTGCCCTCTCCTGATTTCCTCAGACGAACGGTTCCTCAATTAATCGCAGATCCGATTGCCGGTTTCCTGCAAACCCGGTGGGGCCATCTCAACGACACCTACTCAATGCTCACAGGCGCGCAGGCCATCGCCCTCGACGGCCATTTCGTAGTCGAACAGGTCGCCCGCTGCCAGAATGGCTGGTTTTTCGGTTTTAACGGCACCGGCGGCGTCTGGCGAAAGTCGTGCATTGAGACTGCAGGAGGCTGGCAACCAGATACTCTCTGCGAGGATCTGGACCTGAGCTATCGCGCCCAACTGGCCGGATGGCGGGGTATTTACCTTCCTGATGTGGTCTCACCGGCCGAGATTCCTCCCCAGCTGGCAGCCTTTAAGCAACAACAGGCGCGTTGGGCAACCGGTTCGATCCAAACCTTCAGAAAACTTGGTGCTCAAGTTGCGACCTCGGAGCGGCCCTTATTGCACCGCTTCGAAGGCCTGATCCACCTGGGTGCCTATTTCTGCCACCCGCTGATGCTGTTACTTCTATTGCTGACACTGCCCTTGCTCTGGTTTGACGCAATGGAAATAGGACCGTTGCGCTGGCTGATGGCCTACCTGGGTCTGGCAAGCATCGGGCCTCCCCTGCTCTACGTGGTCTCGCAGCAGAAACTGTATTACA includes:
- a CDS encoding PA14 domain-containing protein yields the protein MASQDAETGRPGRRWQPFLMLFAIACGAAVIGLLLFGLFQTLRPERQPELRLIPAAGRANEDTWVRIAGDGWSGNEKIAVCLSRPGNPSCTPETALAIEHADRAGTFTTEVKVGQQLKDGQTAFVGLGLDSGLSAVKEFRVLKDPHASAPLPTQANRPAVRDSPATPTAIAVATETPIPAYSGGWQAEYFANTSLSGAPEFVREESELSFNWGANAPDARLPADSFSARWTRQISLPGQRFRFIVQADGGARLYIDDILWIDRWDVPPGGFVSSTDIDLLPGDHKVVLEYFDTDGDAYLILRREVSDGFPDWRAAYYDNMAMVGTPVVVRNDPSIVFDWGSGSPLPGILSEDEFSAEWKRDLHFEPGDYLFSLDADDGARMFFDGQLLLDGWDTEGSQVITATRMLAEGGNHNIAVHYHEMVGQAHMNLSWQAMAEESPPPDPTTTAMPPSEPTSAPTTTPSPSPTLTETPAPTETATVTPTTTPTPDLRVIALDPEEGWAGTVISVTSEGWEPGITVGLALLEPGTDASMAEELEEVTAAVSTEGAIQLAFAFPDSEHWLARPLVQIVLHDPEWLIRGVAIFTLVEPS
- the cdaA gene encoding diadenylate cyclase CdaA, with the translated sequence MFDFLTLEGLPENLAYLVYSLQQPQVVLDLLLVSITFFLILLLLRRSQAAVLLRGVLLIALVAVAVSALLQLPTFTFLLRTALILSLVAVPLIFQPELRRALERLGRSFGFLRIRPTELGVQNVPKLIRATSNLSNRRIGALIVLEGETSLSDVADTGIPLHAALSADLLETIFEDRTPLHDGAVITSEDEITAAACVLPLSEQVLPEGMSQGTRHRAAMGISERADCLAIVVSEETGQISIAENGRLYRNLDPTALRDRLYRFYDPLQASANGLANVTSLRERWLSRRTSSNKSNRDRLEQILRYLATFLIAVLLAVATWLLVADQVNPPQEETIGGIPLRLTNLPEGMSVVTDVPLTVMAEIQAPQDIMASLSEQSFRAIVDLKGLDADVHHVPVEVRGGDEKVRVVEVKPEVLDVELQPVTSQPMTVTVIIPDRDSLPFSYAISGEAIVEPPSVQVSGPATAMENLARAQVTVSIDGSRTTVTDGPTVVLKDSDGNVLPGLTADPDAVRVTVPIRQQFNTRDAPVHVVITGTVAPGYWISNITPDPSSVTLLGPRSVLDEMGGIVDTVPINVAGAAGDIVRRVPLAPPPGISALNESGVTEGSVDVTITVVPQPGNLRLTVPVEVTGARPGDAVSTSPASVDVLLSGPLPVLNQINADPKLVRAIVDISELGPGTHELIPTLIAPEVLNTTMIPNTVQIRIDRPEPSPSPGS
- a CDS encoding glycosyltransferase family 1 protein; translation: MRILFDATPLQTGHRHRGVGTYTRNLLRALIALDSKNEYRLIVHLNGGSSGAESPGLDPVFQSLPANVTLLHLPRPLLGRLTALASHQGHLPGLLAREKGDLFHSPGFVAALSVPGVPRHSAMPMVVTLHDFIPLHVPALFNNKAINRWWYDQQIRMARRATTLICVSEATRQDAISFMDVSPERCIVVPEGVDRTVFHPPAAEEPAQEPPYILFVGGDYRNKNRCAALAAFSRFCQATTLPHHMIMVGKDSRTDRQVQAKHPELDLARIRRKEQVSQESLARLYRQADVLLFPSTCEGFGLPVLEAMASGTPVITSKLSSLPEVAGDAALLVDPYDVDALTTALVRVLGETELANRLRTRGLRRAAAFSWQETARQTLDVYRRALFVHS
- a CDS encoding cellulose synthase family protein, whose amino-acid sequence is MLVVSLIHATIAILLAVYGANTLFLTLTYAYARQQRGQEPELCRPENWPVVTVQLPIFNELHVVERLISSVAALDYPRDRLQIQILDDSIDETTALAAACVDKYRLQGLDIQLLHRSERPGFKAGALDDALNHVKGELIAIFDADFVPSPDFLRRTVPQLIADPIAGFLQTRWGHLNDTYSMLTGAQAIALDGHFVVEQVARCQNGWFFGFNGTGGVWRKSCIETAGGWQPDTLCEDLDLSYRAQLAGWRGIYLPDVVSPAEIPPQLAAFKQQQARWATGSIQTFRKLGAQVATSERPLLHRFEGLIHLGAYFCHPLMLLLLLLTLPLLWFDAMEIGPLRWLMAYLGLASIGPPLLYVVSQQKLYYNETGDRNWLFRLTRLPLLVFLGTGIALSNTIAVARGLTDRSPGFRRTPKFHLESRQDQWQNKRYALPVTGVVVGELFLSAYGLLTVAVAMARGHSYAVPFLLLYVLGFAFVAILGLVQGRRSWRPGRAYESKQRPRRAYAD